One region of Wyeomyia smithii strain HCP4-BCI-WySm-NY-G18 chromosome 3, ASM2978416v1, whole genome shotgun sequence genomic DNA includes:
- the LOC129732390 gene encoding uncharacterized protein LOC129732390: MLSDLEMAFNKSMDMNKFIKEFFPSRRTRGFITAIGGMDSDDRIRVDINLDKLRRNEESLVLSLDHQTATIDAMYKFVDSSMLHIDDKMKNVMNTFNTLGKLVQDDLSFASTYKKALQLESELIEIGFRIQSLINDLNKQQNIILQVLLNKDNSITWFIQLLEPAILLQILKEAESKIKGGLEFPRRQNSGILSEILRITDVSFKTENNQMLSIDLKIPLVSKRKFKAFKGSFIPQINGTIIMTINLDRNIIIEEIDNYWGFLLTETQYENCKIYMNFRICELKLKEENLTSENECLLNLRFRNSTENCKIKLLRVNHDAWFETEESNVWEYVTPQEVEVNIFHGENKTKLIVRGTGRMRLTPNMRIQTNNTKIWYSDTTVSDNKALVNTMNYKIMNFTWEESTMHLIPTLSGNFSKVSFYDRKKLFDLGIDVEVLKKQRPFLENLIYSPLSSGWTIASIGTGAIIMLATLIVLFICCFKGQISCPQNKKYVSSYSKERKSKPFKQRNPKVSILKKPRSSPPKIPLRGQKITHLGPLIDPREPNSDAEMLKRRKDIFANPNLEHNGEIMLMRELNPQANLPAIQKLEEEYMEPDIFQTSTGITNESDIQGISENKTIIKTQTRRPPVRIRW; the protein is encoded by the coding sequence ATGCTGAGTGATTTAGAAATGGCATTCAACAAAAGCATGGATATGAATAAGTTCATAAAAGAATTTTTTCCATCCCGAAGAACTCGTGGTTTTATAACAGCCATTGGAGGTATGGATTCTGATGATAGAATTCGGGTGGATATAAatctggacaaattaagaaggaACGAGGAATCCTTGGTCTTATCACTAGATCATCAAACTGCGACAATTGATGCTATGTACAAATTTGTAGACAGCTCAATGTTGCATATAGATGATAAGATGAAAAACGTGATGAATACGTTCAACACATTAGGGAAACTGGTCCAAGACGACTTAAGTTTCGCTAGTACATATAAAAAGGCACTACAACTTGAGTCGGAAttaattgaaattggatttagaATTCAATCTTTAATAAATGACTTAAATAAACAACAGAATATTATACTACAAGTCTTGCTTAATAAAGACAATAGTATAACATGGTTTATTCAATTACTAGAGCCAGCAATTTTGTTGCAAATATTAAAAGAGGCTGAAAGTAAGATCAAAGGGGGCCTCGAATTTCCAAGAAGACAAAATAGCGGAATATTGTCAGAGATTTTGAGAATAACGGATGTATCCTTTAAAACGGAGAACAACCAAATGTTGTCAATTGACCTGAAGATACCGTTAGTTTCAAAGAGGAAATTCAAAGCATTTAAGGGAAGTTTTATTCCACAAATAAATGGAACTATTATCATGACCATTAATTTGGATCGGAATATAATAATTGAGGAAATTGATAACTATTGGGGATTCCTATTAACGGAAACTCAATACGAAAACTGCAAAATATACATGAATTTTAGAATTTGTGAATTAAAACTGAAGGAGGAAAATTTAACTTCAGAAAACGAGTGCCTATTGAATCTCAGATTCAGAAATTCAACAGAAAATTGTAAGATTAAACTTCTGAGAGTCAATCACGACGCTTGGTTTGAAACCGAGGAGTCAAATGTTTGGGAGTATGTAACCCCACAAGAAGTTGAAGTAAATATTTTCCAtggagaaaataaaacaaaattgattgtTAGGGGTACAGGTCGAATGAGGCTAACCCCAAACATGAGGATTCAaacaaataacacaaaaatttgGTATTCAGATACTACAGTATCGGATAACAAAGCATTAGTAAACACAATGAACtacaaaataatgaattttacgTGGGAAGAAAGTACAATGCATTTGATCCCAACATTGAGTGGAAATTTCTCTAAAGTTTCATTCTATGATCGAAAGAAGCTTTTTGATTTAGGAATCGATGTTGAAGTTCTCAAAAAGCAAAGACCCTTCctagaaaatttaatttattctcCACTTTCATCAGGCTGGACTATAGCTAGTATAGGGACTGGAGCAATAATTATGTTGGCAACGTTGATAGTACTTTTTATTTGTTGCTTTAAAGGGCAGATTTCTTGCCCACAAAACAAAAAGTACGTCTCTTCATATTCCAAGGAAAGGAAGTCGAAACCTTTTAAACAAAGGAATCCAAAGGTTTCAATTCTGAAAAAACCTCGTTCATCACCTCCAAAGATACCGTTGAGAGGACAAAAGATTACCCATTTAGGGCCATTGATCGACCCACGGGAACCGAATTCAGACGCTGAGATGCTTAAAAGGAGGAAAGATATTTTCGCCAATCCAAATTTAGAACATAATGGAGAAATCATGCTCATGCGTGAATTAAATCCACAAGCGAATTTACCAGCAATTCAAAAATTAGAAGAAGAATATATGGAACCAGATATATTTCAAACCTCAACAGGAATAACAAATGAAAGCGATATCCAGGGGATATCAGAAAATAAGACAATTATAAAAACACAAACTAGAAGACCACCAGTCAGAATTCGGTGGTAG